The genomic interval AATTTCACTAGCATGCTTTAAAATCTCAATTGGAAACATTAAATATGAAACAGTTGTACTTGATCTGAAATCAGCTTTTAATTCCTCATATCGACGATCATCAAGAAGTCTTTGGAAGTGATTGAAGAAGTCTAAAAACTTGTATTTATAAGTGACATACTTTTTCACAATACTATTCATACTTtcacttctttgggttgtagtAATATCTGCACAAAACATTTGCCGCCCATATACTAAAGCCCATTTTTCCTTTATGTTGTACATGCACCTCAACCAATCATTGTCTTCAAGTGCATACTTTGCTAACATCATGTTCCATgctgaaataaaatcttcctcttcatcaaaatcatatatacatGAGGCAAAATCTTTAGCAAAGTCACTAAATTGAGAAAAAGTTCCACTCAAATGTATGGTGGCATTTTGATAAATGTGCCAAATGCATAAACGATGATGTGTTTCAGGCCATTTGGAAGCTAACGCCTTTGCCATTGCTGTATCTTGATCTGTAAGAATAGTAGTTGGTTTTTTCTCACCCATAGCTCTAGTTAATGTATCAAACAACCACTCAAAAGTCAAACTagtttcatcatataataaagctgCACCAAAAAGTATTGATTGCTTATGATGATTAACACCTACAAACAACGCAATTGGTCGACCTTCATTGTTCTTTCTGTAGGTTGTGTCAAAGCAAACAACATCTCCAAAATTAGCATAATCAGCTCTCATCTTAGCATCAGaccaaaaaatattagtaatcaaatcatcttcatcaacttgaatagcataaaaaaaattaggatcatcaAACTGCATTTTCTGTAAATACTCCAATACACCCCCTGTATCCCCAACTCTCATATTTATTGTTCTTTTGGATCGCAAGTAGTTTTTGTAATCCCCAGGAATACATCCCAAATTCTCCCTCCCATCTACTTGCCtcaccataagatcatgagatgctttTGGAGGGATTTCCATATCACTTGTCATCTCAATCTGTTTCGCTGGAGAAGAAGATATATTCCTACGACTTCTATAAAGGTGCATTTTGTTTGGGCTTAAgagataatgattatgctctttaacaaaTTGCACCACAGTAAGCTTGCTTTTTTTCCGATTACTAATCTTCATTTTAGCCTCACAACCAAACCTTGTTTCATCACGACTTGCTTTGACATAAAGATTTCGtttgtcttttcctcttttacctTGGGCACAACAATAAAAAACCCTATCAAGTAATTTGCCCGATTTATCACTGTGGATTTTACCTCTTCTTACGCCAAATCCAACCTTTTTAGCATatgccaaataaaattgatatgcatCTTCTTCTGTCTCAAATTCCAACCCCATTTGTGGTATATCCAAATCTGTTTCAATGTTCAAGCctataaaatcaaacaaacaaagcaaaatgtctaaaaaggaaaatttgataTATTGAAACTCAATACATTTCCAATATGAATCTTATTACCTTCATCAATAACATCAAAGTCACCTTCCCGACTAGCTTCATTTCCTTCAAAATTCAAATGACGACAACTCGTAGATTCACCCTCCATGAGAATTACTTTGATCCTAAAAAAATAACGAATTTAAGGCTAAAAAAAATAGCGACAAAAGAAGCATAAAAAAACTACAATTTTATGTCAAATTTCTACATGTCTAACTTCTCTAAAAACAGCGACAAAAGAAGCATTTAACATGAACTTTTTCCTTTACAAAGGAACTATATATTTATGCTTGTGTCATAGACATGAAGAACTACAGAAAATAGAAGAAACTAATTATAAGTCAATTTCATTCAACAAAGCCATATCAATTTTCATGTGATTTTCAGCTAACAGTAACAACTCATCCACAGATGCACTCTTTAGCAGTAGCCAAATAAATCAATATGCAACATACTTATCTTTCTTGTTTTACGAGCTAAATGTGAAAGTGTATGCACAAAATTTAGCATACGTTGAAGAAACTTCCTATGAATCAGATAATCAAATTTAGAGATTTGAATAATTCAACTCTAAGGGACATCTAACATTGTAATACCTTTAACCAAATCAACTATAGTTGAAAGGATTTCCTTCTGAATTTCTCTTTCAACTGCGAAGAAGGATCAGCAGCCCAAAAAAGATTAGATCAGGAAATTCTGACCGGGAGGAA from Zingiber officinale cultivar Zhangliang chromosome 6B, Zo_v1.1, whole genome shotgun sequence carries:
- the LOC121991776 gene encoding protein FAR1-RELATED SEQUENCE 5-like isoform X1 → MEGESTSCRHLNFEGNEASREGDFDVIDEGLNIETDLDIPQMGLEFETEEDAYQFYLAYAKKVGFGVRRGKIHSDKSGKLLDRVFYCCAQGKRGKDKRNLYVKASRDETRFGCEAKMKISNRKKSKLTVVQFVKEHNHYLLSPNKMHLYRSRRNISSSPAKQIEMTSDMEIPPKASHDLMVRQVDGRENLGCIPGDYKNYLRSKRTINMRVGDTGGVLEYLQKMQFDDPNFFYAIQVDEDDLITNIFWSDAKMRADYANFGDVVCFDTTYRKNNEGRPIALFVGVNHHKQSILFGAALLYDETSLTFEWLFDTLTRAMGEKKPTTILTDQDTAMAKALASKWPETHHRLCIWHIYQNATIHLSGTFSQFSDFAKDFASCIYDFDEEEDFISAWNMMLAKYALEDNDWLRCMYNIKEKWALVYGRQMFCADITTTQRSESMNSIVKKYVTYKYKFLDFFNHFQRLLDDRRYEELKADFRSSTTVSYLMFPIEILKHASEIYTPEAYKCFQREWGLSHDSSLEICEDVDTFIKYKVTPHKKRNHHIVTLDKKSEKIECSCRKYEFAGILCSHILKIFTWKNIMKIPSEYVLKRWTRKAKIGYFGVNDLMTNNASLDPKVLQNMRYKDLCALNVQLVTKAAERDNTYKVVKDAMLSLCKMVDDKLQVNESNVQQSKVSQESWEFDYGEGNSTGAKGIKRKKETVLKGGSEKILRKRKAATKTNQASTIVMDVDQTISNMASLQCDRINHQSINFVPTIGSSVDSVSMTETQFLPLSASQLSQVHQPSHLDHFPTNYLE
- the LOC121991776 gene encoding protein FAR1-RELATED SEQUENCE 5-like isoform X2; the protein is MEGESTSCRHLNFEGNEASREGDFDVIDEGLNIETDLDIPQMGLEFETEEDAYQFYLAYAKKVGFGVRRGKIHSDKSGKLLDRVFYCCAQGKRGKDKRNLYVKASRDETRFGCEAKMKISNRKKSKLTVVQFVKEHNHYLLSPNKMHLYRSRRNISSSPAKQIEMTSDMEIPPKASHDLMVRQVDGRENLGCIPGDYKNYLRSKRTINMRVGDTGGVLEYLQKMQFDDPNFFYAIQVDEDDLITNIFWSDAKMRADYANFGDVVCFDTTYRKNNEGRPIALFVGVNHHKQSILFGAALLYDETSLTFEWLFDTLTRAMGEKKPTTILTDQDTAMAKALASKWPETHHRLCIWHIYQNATIHLSGTFSQFSDFAKDFASCIYDFDEEEDFISAWNMMLAKYALEDNDWLRCMYNIKEKWALVYGRQMFCADITTTQRSESMNSIVKKYVTYKYKFLDFFNHFQRLLDDRRYEELKADFRSSTTVSYLMFPIEILKHASEIYTPEAYKCFQREWGLSHDSSLEICEDVDTFIKYKVTPHKKRNHHIVTLDKKSEKIECSCRKYEFAGILCSHILKIFTWKNIMKIPSEYVLKRWTRKAKIGYFGVNDLMTNNASLDPKVLQNMRYKDLCALNVQLVTKAAERDNTYKVVKDAMLSLCKMVDDKLQVNESNVQQSKVSQESWEFDYGEGNSTGAKGIKRKKETVLKGGSEKILRKRKAATKTNQASTIDVDQTISNMASLQCDRINHQSINFVPTIGSSVDSVSMTETQFLPLSASQLSQVHQPSHLDHFPTNYLE
- the LOC121991776 gene encoding protein FAR1-RELATED SEQUENCE 5-like isoform X3; the encoded protein is MEGESTSCRHLNFEGNEASREGDFDVIDEDLDIPQMGLEFETEEDAYQFYLAYAKKVGFGVRRGKIHSDKSGKLLDRVFYCCAQGKRGKDKRNLYVKASRDETRFGCEAKMKISNRKKSKLTVVQFVKEHNHYLLSPNKMHLYRSRRNISSSPAKQIEMTSDMEIPPKASHDLMVRQVDGRENLGCIPGDYKNYLRSKRTINMRVGDTGGVLEYLQKMQFDDPNFFYAIQVDEDDLITNIFWSDAKMRADYANFGDVVCFDTTYRKNNEGRPIALFVGVNHHKQSILFGAALLYDETSLTFEWLFDTLTRAMGEKKPTTILTDQDTAMAKALASKWPETHHRLCIWHIYQNATIHLSGTFSQFSDFAKDFASCIYDFDEEEDFISAWNMMLAKYALEDNDWLRCMYNIKEKWALVYGRQMFCADITTTQRSESMNSIVKKYVTYKYKFLDFFNHFQRLLDDRRYEELKADFRSSTTVSYLMFPIEILKHASEIYTPEAYKCFQREWGLSHDSSLEICEDVDTFIKYKVTPHKKRNHHIVTLDKKSEKIECSCRKYEFAGILCSHILKIFTWKNIMKIPSEYVLKRWTRKAKIGYFGVNDLMTNNASLDPKVLQNMRYKDLCALNVQLVTKAAERDNTYKVVKDAMLSLCKMVDDKLQVNESNVQQSKVSQESWEFDYGEGNSTGAKGIKRKKETVLKGGSEKILRKRKAATKTNQASTIVMDVDQTISNMASLQCDRINHQSINFVPTIGSSVDSVSMTETQFLPLSASQLSQVHQPSHLDHFPTNYLE